A region of the Thioploca ingrica genome:
CTTGGGCATCCCATCCAGATTGTCCAGTCCAATACCAGTAACAACTGGTTTCAGCCGTGTAAAGCAGGCGTTTGAGGGTATTGACAAAATCCGAATCTTGTTGGGCATCTTCAAGACTATGTACCACATTTTGAAAAGCAGTTAATACCGCCCAACTATTGAGATCCGGTGAATAATCCTTCTCTGCCCAAGAAAACCATTTCGTAAATTGGGGATCACCATTATCGGCACCTGACCAAGCACCGGGTTCAACCTGAACCGTATTATTGGGATCAACCGCAAAGCGGCTCAGATAATCTTTAATGGTGATCAATTGAAACCGCGGATCTCGTTGACACATTTGTACTAATCGGCCCGTGTTATTAGTGTAATAACTCTCAGCACCACCACCATGATTATCGCCATCGGAATGGAGGATGAAAAAAGGCGGGTGTTTCGGATCATAAGTGTTGGTTTGACAAATTTGGTCATAAATTTGGCCCATCACGATTTCGTACTGTAACGCACCATAACCGCCACGGGCATCTTCATTACCGAGATAACGTTCTGCCGGTACCCCAATTATTTCATGGCGTTGCCCTTCATGATCCACATAATAAAGAAGACAAGGTTTGAGCAATTGCGGAGAAATTTTGCTCGGTGCCCAAACGCCATGGAGTTGCAACCAATCATGAACCGCCGAATTTTCCTGTTCAGCCAAATTAGGGGGTAACAGGCCTTCGGTGGCTCCCGCATAAGGGTAATCTTTACAAGCCCGGAAATGATGAATCGAGTCATAAATAACGACATTAACACCCGCTTGTTTCAAGGCTGGAATCATCTGCGGGTGAAAAGCCGTTTCCGGTGGAAATAAAATATCACTGCTCTCTACACCAAACGTGTTGCGGATAATACCGCGATGCCATTCAATTTGTCCGATAATATCTCGCCCAGGAATTAATGCCATCAGTGGATGAAAAAAACCAAACGCGGTAAAATCCACTCGTGGATTACCCAAAGCGGTTTTAGCTTCCGCAAGCTGCCGCAATTCATGATGCCAATGACCAAAAGCACCTTGTCCTCGTCCGGTTTCTGCACAACGGTGGAGTTGTTCAATCAAGGAACCAGACCAACTCGTAGACAAACCCGCATGCGCCAAACCACCTTCTATGTATTGCCGTACCGCCGCGGGAATGAATCGGCTGTAAGCACTCGCTCGTTGACCAAAAATGCTATCTTTATCGCCATCCCAGGCGTCGGTATCGGTGGCATTATAATAGGGTTGATGCAGGTGTTTATGGATACCAAAATAAATCACCGGTTGGAGTGATTCACCAATGGTTATCGTTGGAGTAGGAACCGGTGCGGGTTGTTCAACCGGGGGTGTGCCGACAATGGGCAACTCCCGATGAACAATAATCCAATCTTCTGGACGTGCTGCACTCAGCTCGGCAACTCGACAACCTTCAATTTGTAAGTAGACAGTACCCGCATGATAGGCTTCGGGTGGGACGTGAAACTGGTAACGTCCTTTACCTTTATAAGTGACTTGTTGTTCCTTAACAATCCATTGCCAACCATCTGCATGGCGTACAATGAGTTGTGGAAAAGGGACTTCACCATTGGCTACCATAACGACAGTAAAGCCTTCACCTAATTTTGCTGTCTTAGGTAATTCGATTTTTTTAATATTGGTAAAGATCATATCCTTCATTTCCTCAAGCGCATAAAAGTTGTAACACTAGGTTATTTAAAGGTGTTATGAGTATAGTTTAATACCGGTGAGGTAAAAGATAACATACCTTTGATTTTCAAGTCACTTATTTACGGTAAAATGATTGGCTAATTGGGCAAACTCAAGTAATTGGAGCGTTTCCGCACGTCGGTGCGGATCGATACCGAGGGCTTGTATTTCCTGAGTATCAAGTAACCCTTTCAAGCTATTGCGCAAAGTTTTGCGCCGCTGTGAAAACGCTTGGGTGACAATTTGGGAAAAATGTGGTTGATTAATGACCGTTACGGGTGGACTTTTATAAGGTACGAGGCGTACTACAGCAGAATCCACTTGCGGTGGTGGATAAAAACTACGTGGTGCGACTGCAAATAAGAATTCAATTTGATAACGATATTGTAACATAACGGATAAGCGTCCATATTCAGCCGTACTCGGCGCAGCCACCATTCGTTCCACAACTTCTTTTTGTAACATAAAGGTCATGTCTTGAATGGCATTGGCATAATCGAGTAAGTGAAATAATAACACGGTAGAAATGTTATAAGGCAAATTACCGCAGATTCGTAGGGGTTGTGTAGTTATTAACGAGTTAAAATCAAACTTTAACACATCAGCATGATGAATGTGAAAATGTTCAGAGCTAACGGTTTGTTGTTTAAGTAATTGGACTAGTGTGGTATCGAGTTCTATCACCTCCAATTGACAACGCTGTTGCAGTAACGGGAAAGTTAATGCACCTTTACCGGG
Encoded here:
- a CDS encoding glycosyl hydrolase, family 57; this encodes MIFTNIKKIELPKTAKLGEGFTVVMVANGEVPFPQLIVRHADGWQWIVKEQQVTYKGKGRYQFHVPPEAYHAGTVYLQIEGCRVAELSAARPEDWIIVHRELPIVGTPPVEQPAPVPTPTITIGESLQPVIYFGIHKHLHQPYYNATDTDAWDGDKDSIFGQRASAYSRFIPAAVRQYIEGGLAHAGLSTSWSGSLIEQLHRCAETGRGQGAFGHWHHELRQLAEAKTALGNPRVDFTAFGFFHPLMALIPGRDIIGQIEWHRGIIRNTFGVESSDILFPPETAFHPQMIPALKQAGVNVVIYDSIHHFRACKDYPYAGATEGLLPPNLAEQENSAVHDWLQLHGVWAPSKISPQLLKPCLLYYVDHEGQRHEIIGVPAERYLGNEDARGGYGALQYEIVMGQIYDQICQTNTYDPKHPPFFILHSDGDNHGGGAESYYTNNTGRLVQMCQRDPRFQLITIKDYLSRFAVDPNNTVQVEPGAWSGADNGDPQFTKWFSWAEKDYSPDLNSWAVLTAFQNVVHSLEDAQQDSDFVNTLKRLLYTAETSCYWYWTGQSGWDAQVTQATNKGMSMAQPALDNLLKAKQDKTGPTIFVPWVRPANPGGKDWGQGGLVDAAPQATFRTFVYDISGIKRVTLHYYKVDGKTKKRVAMENKGTYPSQTNPAIIATPYQAVLPAGTGNIRYFIEAVDKRGNVSYSPVGRIYIA
- a CDS encoding ribosomal RNA adenine methylase transferase; the encoded protein is MISHTPRKRLGQHFLHDQEIIQRIIAAIAPQPDQHLVEIGPGKGALTFPLLQQRCQLEVIELDTTLVQLLKQQTVSSEHFHIHHADVLKFDFNSLITTQPLRICGNLPYNISTVLLFHLLDYANAIQDMTFMLQKEVVERMVAAPSTAEYGRLSVMLQYRYQIEFLFAVAPRSFYPPPQVDSAVVRLVPYKSPPVTVINQPHFSQIVTQAFSQRRKTLRNSLKGLLDTQEIQALGIDPHRRAETLQLLEFAQLANHFTVNK